The following proteins come from a genomic window of Geitlerinema sp. PCC 9228:
- a CDS encoding HAD hydrolase family protein — protein sequence MTRIVPTDLQPNFARVQLLVLDVDGVLTDGGLYYTASGEEFKKFNVKDGMGIKLILKAGIQAAIITASEAPATRHRAQKLGIQHVRVGVEDKLTALKELCQKLELDLSQVAYMGDDINDLPPMRAVGCPLTVADAMPANRAVAIYITEKSGGDGAVREICNLLLSLHGKT from the coding sequence ATGACTCGAATCGTTCCTACCGACTTGCAACCCAACTTTGCCCGCGTTCAACTGCTGGTTTTGGATGTGGATGGCGTACTCACCGATGGTGGCTTATACTATACCGCAAGCGGCGAAGAATTCAAGAAATTCAATGTCAAAGACGGCATGGGGATTAAGCTGATTCTCAAAGCCGGTATTCAAGCGGCCATCATCACCGCCAGCGAGGCACCAGCTACCCGTCACCGCGCCCAAAAATTGGGCATTCAGCATGTTCGTGTGGGGGTTGAGGATAAGCTCACTGCCTTGAAGGAACTGTGCCAAAAACTCGAACTCGACCTTTCCCAAGTTGCCTATATGGGAGATGATATCAATGATTTACCACCGATGCGTGCGGTGGGTTGCCCGCTAACGGTTGCCGATGCCATGCCTGCCAATCGTGCTGTTGCTATTTATATCACGGAAAAATCAGGTGGCGATGGTGCCGTACGGGAAATTTGCAATTTGTTACTTTCTTTACACGGCAAAACGTAG